The Fusarium oxysporum f. sp. lycopersici 4287 chromosome 1, whole genome shotgun sequence DNA segment GCCATCCAGGAGGCTGGCATTCATCAGATTGAGAAGTGGGTCGCAGAGTTTCCCAAGAACAGGTAAACTTTAGGGGAACGAAAGACGTGGGTGTATGAAACGGCTCAGGGAGTTGGTGGTGAGAGCAGAGTgtgatgaggaggttgaaTCGCTGATCGATGCTGCTAGTGACTCCGAGGACTTATGATAGACGATCGTGTAAGTCGAAGCCTTTTATCTAAGACATGCCAATAAAGGGAGATAAAAAACCTCTATTCCCGCGTCTAGAATCTAATCTTGAACTTGACAATTCATCATTGTCTTGGACTTGctttttatttcttcctGTTCCGTATCTCCTAGACCGCCACTTATACCACGTTGGTTGCTGTATCCCTTGCGTATAACCTCATTGGCTTCTCAATGATGCAAAGCTGGCTCGACTAGTCCTTTCAACTGGGAGTATCAGAAACATGCATAGATAATCATTAAGAGCTGTCTCGAAAGACGTACTAGAACCAATCAAGCTGAGTCTAAACAGCCTGAGGATTTCTACCAGTTAATTCCTATCCTGCCATCTCGCAACGTGCGGGCGTTGACTTGACGCAATTAGGCGCCCTTGCCTTGAACCGTTATATGCAGAATGTCTGATAAACGCTAGTATCTCAACAAGTGTCTCCTATGTACTGACCCCTCGTATCACCAAGAGGAACCGTTATCTGGTGGCGCACAGCATACAATTCACTCTTGACCAATGCTACGCTGTGTAGGCCACCGAGATGTCTATGTTCAAGCCAAAGCCACAAACCCTTCTGTCTCTTGTTAATGTCTAGTCCATTTAGGGACACGCGGCAAATGCTGTATGAAACAGGGGTTTCCAGTATGAGCTGTTGTTACACAGCATGCAACCGTTGACGCTCAGATAACGCACCTCGACCACGTATTCCAGGCCATTCCAGAGGCAATTTCCCCTCGAAGTGGTTACTAGAGAAAACTACCACACGTCCTTTTTAACCACTATCGTCCGGGATGTTTCCGTAACTTTTTGTTACAGATGCAAGATTGCGGCTGCAACTATACCAATTGGGTCAACATTCAACCACGCCTCGCCAACCTTTTGAGGCACACTGAGAGATAATACGGTACAACCACCAACCATATCAAAGCCAAATATGGGCTTTTGGTAGCATTCTACAACAACGTTCGGCCGCGAGGATGCGACATCGGAAAGTTTTGATGTGGCTTTGCGGTTCCTTGAGTATGATGTGAGCGACTTTGCCATCTTTGATATGTGCTGATAGACGATCCACCTCCGGCTACACTCCGAGTAGTTGGAGTGGGAGAGAAAACACCTCAATTATCCCTCCTAATCTCTTTCTTTACTCAATTGAATCAACTCTGCAGCAAACGAGGCGTTTCTGAATAGTCATCCTGACATCACACTAATTATAAGTTGCAGCCGGTAGGTTTAGTTTTATGATAGCAAGCAACTATGGTGCCATATCCCCAGTTCTAGTCTGTCACTGTTGCTGTAACTACTACCTTAGTTCTCTACCAGTTATGCCTCACCTGTCTCGGTATACGCAGACCGAGACTCGATGATTATGTTTGCCTAACTCACCGGGCCGATCTAGGTACTCGGGCCGCTTCTAGTTGGGTTTAGCAAGCTGGAGAATTAGACTACCAAGCAAGGAAACTTATATGTTTGATCTTATTCGATCGCCTGCGTTATTTGATCTGCCGTATATCGTAAGGCGAGAACTGAGAAAAAATATCTCATTGTCGTTCCGACTAGAATAGACTATGTGATGAACAAGCATCCAATCCATACTgaaaacaccatcatcagaGTTTAATCCCCCACCACTATGCAACCTGCAGAGCTACGTTTTCCCCCGAACCCCAAGTTAAAGCCACTGGTACGATTCTCCGGGAATAGATGCAGTAGTAGTCACAATTCTGCAAAGGGATGTTCCTCATTCCACCATGTTTCTGCTCAGCTTTATCTGGTAGGGTCGTTTAGGTGCCGTTGGCATATCTAAGACAGAATGGATGTTGCCGTTGACGTGATACTGGTTTTGATAACCCTAAGCACACCTCACTTACACTTGGCGTAACTCAAACTGCACCGGCTTTTATACGATGGCCAAATGGAGAACTGACAAGCACAATAACACCCCGTCCGAcagttttcttttctttttaacACTGAAACACTTCTGATAGATTCTGGGAACTTAATAGGCCATTGCCAGTTATGTTTATGATTAAACCTGTTCCCCCCTCGTCAATCGTCGTCATACGGATAAGGCGGGCCAGGCCAAGCTGGGCCAAGTATGTATGTCATGTATGAACCGACCAGGAAGTTGCAGTTTGTTGAGTTCATCAAGATAACAACTTACATATTTGTATTTCCCCTTTGGGACTGTTACGCAAAAGCCTGGGGAAAGCTGGGAGGTTTGCCCGCGGAGGCCGCAGCATCCACTGGGAGGGCAATAATCTAAGCAAGCTTAGGTACCTTACACTGTAGAATCAGCATGTACGTACTGCGCGGGAGGGCAAAGCCTCATGGAAAACTTGCAATTGAGGCTTGAATGGTGGTGATTCGCTTATGCTTGGACGTGGGACTCAAGGGGAATGGGAAGGGGGAGTCTGAGAactgggctgggctgggctgggcttgATCCATCCATTGGATCTACAGGGTCCTTTCTTCCAGTGGAGGATGTCTCTCGCCCACCTCCATCAATGTCTCGAACTCCACTTATAACGAGACAGTTTCTTGTGTTGGTTGTGTCTACGTAAGGCCGGCGTTGTGGAAAGAGACAACACTGGTTCTGCTtaatcaagatcaagatgtATGAGCACGAGGTAAAGGTATCAGGCGCATGGACACCTGGATACCCCATGATAAAGCCCCGTGAGTCAATGAATGAATGATAGTTTAGGGGAGGGGAAAGACATGGCAGCGCGTCCACTAACAGGCCTAGGTCATCAGGTACCAACTATTTCTTACTGGAAGCTTGCTTAGCACTTGTATCATAGGGTCATCATCCTGCTAAGGCTAAGGCATGGCACCCTCTAATTGTAATCAACAACCATTCTCATCCGACGGGACGATCGCCTTGTCCGAGTCCGTGGAATAGTTGAGATGAAGACAGGCTGTCCATTCTATAGCCTTCGAGTATCTGTTCATCTGTCGTTTCAAGAGTCACAGCTTGCGTAATACGCGAGAGGCCTCAGATGGTTTTTGGGGTTTTTGATGCATTGCTCGATACAAGGATGATAGCGTCGTCCATCATCATTCCCCGCTTCCCgttaataagttaattttgGGAGTGTTCTTGAGTGTGTATCAACCCCGTACCTCGTTCTAGATACCCAATTTCATATCGCCATTGTTTACGGTGTCTTCCTGTCAATCAGTGTCGGTGTCTGCTGCCGCCGGAGATCTgcttgtcaagcttggatCTACAGAGCAGCTTGGTATCGTACTGTGCGATTGTGTCAGTCTCCAATTGCCAGGGAGATCCAGCGGAAGACCGGGCATGTAGCCCCGATAAGTGCGAGACCGGCGTCTATACTGTACGGACCGCATAAACAGCTGGCAAAATACTCGTGTGAATATCTCCTCAACCGCACTGTCTTGCGCCGACAACGGGACCCACTCGGCCCTGTAGGTACATCTCGGATCAGATACCAGCCCCCGCCACTGACAATGAACTTGCAGACTCGCCAAGTGAGTGAGCCCACACCACTACCTACCACTCCTCTACCACCATTTGCCTGCAAGGTCAGTCCCAGTGCTCCACGTTTTCACACACAATCTGACCAAAGTGTGGAAGAGGGACTCGCTGGGTAAACGACCGACCCCAAGAGGCCCAGCTAAGGTACGGAACAAGAGCAATCCATTACCCACGAAGCTACTACATTAGCACAGTTCAAAGTCATCTCAGCCAGCAAATGCCTGCACTGTCGCTTATTCTGTCTCTGTTCATTTATCTCCACTAGGTACACCAGCTAGTAACAGCCTCTACTGCTAGCCCAGACCATACAGGCCAGACAGACCATCTGGAGACTCGGCGCATCAATCAagtcaatcaatcaatcaatcaatccCATCCAACTCTTTGCCTCGCTACTTACCTACCTATTCTatttctcctcatcctctcttgtcatcatcatcccttCCTTATTCCCCTCACTATACGAAAATTGTaatctctttcttcttcactcgCCACACGCACACATAACGCAGTACACACCTTTTAGCTGCGAACACGCACCTGGACCAGGGGTATCTGACAGCACAGGACCCTGACCGTCTCGCTCGTCCCGTCTCGTTTTTCCATTGACCGACCTGCCTGGCCTGCTTGACCTGCTGGCGCCTGCCGACTGTGCCCGCTGTGTTCGCGTGCGTCTACTCCGTACCATCCaaaaccaaaccaaaccaatCCAACCCAAACCCAAACCGCTAGGGGCTCgcccatccatccatattACGATCCTGCCCCAACAATCACGGATTGCCGATTTCTCTGATTATCGATTCGACGCCCGAACTCGTCAGCAACACATTCTGTTCCTAAACAGAACAACATCGCATTTTCGTCTACGACCAGCATCGACATTTTTACTCGAGCCCGCAATCGAATTTACGTGTGTTGATGCCTTGAACGCTTTTTGCCGACTCCCCCGCGCGACGCCAACAGTATTCTGCGACGCCAATTTCAATTGAACCTACCGATCACCACTTTTCCCGTTGTCCACCGACGCCTACGGGTCGTTCCAGCCTCTCTTCGCTGGTCATGACGCCCGCTCCTACCGGCCCAGGTAGCCCTCTGATCGCAGGAGCTGCTATGTCGGGCGGCGATTTCAACGATTTTTCCGATGAAGAGCTTGGCGCTTCAAACCTCTTCGACTTTTCTAATAGCCCAGATACCCTCCAGTCATTCGAGTCGCTCGGCGGAAACGACGCGAAAACGTTTCTCACACCCCAAGAATTAACAGGGGCACCTCTTCCTGATTCTCCGAACGGTTCCTACCAAGACTCATCATCTGAAACGGCCTCCTCTAAACGCACTGCAACCCCAACCTCCAAGGCCGCCATGCACCCCGCTGAAGCGATGTTGGAGGAAGACGAAATGAAGGTGGAATGGGGAAACAGCTTTTTTAACGACGACGATCACTTTGTTTTTGGTCAAAATCACGACGATGCGTCAATGGAAATGTACCCTTTTGGCGAACCTGGAGAATCCATCCTCGAGCACCCCTACGATATGGACACCGCTTCTAGTAGCCCAGAAGGCTTAAATACAGAACAACCGGCTCTCACATCTCAGATGCCCACAGTCAGCTCGAAAGCTCCTATCAAAGATGCAACACCtaagaggaagaaagcaCAGGGTCACCAGAAAGCCTCTTCAGTATGTTCATCGCACAATTTTTTCAACCAGACGAGCCCTTTGTTAACGAACTTGAAGCAATACTCGGTATCTTCAGCAATGAATGGATTAAAAACATCAGCATCACGAGAAGTTTCGCCAATGTCCAACATGGTGCTGAGCCATGGCAGTTCTCCAGCGCCTCTCTTCAATTCTCCCTCGCCCAATACTCAAATAGATTTCTCTAGAGTTGTGAATGGAGGAGTGGGAGCACAGCATGTGTGGCCAAACAAAATCGACGTGGCAGCGCAACCAGTACCCGACAGCTTGCCTATGCATTTTAGCGGTCAGATGAATCAGCCTATGCCTATGCCGCAGCAGATGCCAATGCCCACACAATTCAACTTCAATGGACGATGCCAATTAAGAATCATGCCTACGCCTCTCAAGTCGAGGGTCGAGACCCAGATCCCTATCAAAATGACCCTGTGGCCATTGCCGCCTGGGGTCACCAAACTGCATCTGCCACCCCACACCATCTCAAAGCCTAAGCTGTTGTCGAAGCCAACGCCTGAGAAGTCTCCAGATATGCTTGAGCTGCATGTCTCATTAGTTTGCACGAGTGCAATGGATGAGCCTGGTGTCAAAGAAGCCGCGCTCAAACGGGCGGCATCACACCCCCAGGGCTATCTTCCGCCTCTGCCAGATAACAACAGTTCTCAACCAAAAGGCGGCGATGTACGTATTTGCCAAGGTTGCATAACGAGAGAGCGAAAGCGCGCGGCTCGGaaaaagatcaagaagccagaggaagagaaggtcTGGCTGGAAGACGAAGAGCGCCGTGTCATTGTCTTCAACACGCAAGAAGTCAAGGACTGGCAACCTCCCAGCGGCGTCATGGAGTCAACTGTTCCTGAGGGTACCATGCAGGTTGATGCTGCGATGCGCATTGCTTGCTATTGTCGACACCATGGCGAAAAGATGGGATTCAATGTTATCTTCACCATTAAAGATTTCCAAGACAGAGTCGTCGCCCAGGCCATGTCAAACCCAATTATGATCACTGACGACCACAAGACTCACCCAATTGCTCAGGTTGCGGCACAGCAGCCAGCTATTCCAGAACCCCCTATGCCATCCCTACCCCAAGCAAGTATTGAGAACAACGTTCTTCTACCACCTACCACCAATGGATCCTTCCGCATGTCGCCGTCTAACGGCGATTTATCGAATATGCATAGAAGCAGCCAGGCGTCATACCAATCTAAAGCATCGTCAACTGGTAATCTTGGTAGGACACTCTCACGCCCAGCTTCGCCAACTCTTGGTGGCCCGAtggcaaagaagagaaagtcaaGCGCTTCGAGAGTTCCTAATGGACTTACCATGACCCGCTTGGATACGTCACCCTCTCCTGGGGCGGATGTTAATCAGCTATCTAATGCTACATCCCCTTTTACACCTAACCTCGCTGCCTTCTCTCAAGCCGATCCGATGTTTGGACAGCAAGCAATGGCCTTTACCACAGGTCCTCCTACACCCAGCAACGAGCTACCAGGGTTCTACGCCAATCACCGCTCCGCGAGTATGGATAACATGGCCATGGCGCAGCTTTACTCAGCACCTGCTTCAGGACACCCGAGCCGTGCTCCCAGCCCCAATGGCCTTCGAAACAGTATCGTTGGCAACCCCCAGAACCAATTTGCCCAGGCACTCGCAAGCACCTTCAGTGTGCCTACAGGCATGACGCCACTGCGAGCACCTCCAGTCATTCACAAGATCATTCCCAACGAGGGTCCTACAGTGGGAGGTATTGAAGTGACAGTTTTAGGTGCTGCCTTTTTCCAGGGGCTTGAAATCTGGTTTGGCAACCACAAAGCCACGACTACTACGTTCTGGGGCGAATCATCAGTTGTCTGTCTACTGCCACCCGCTCCTGGCCCTGGACCTGTGCCAGTCACTTTCAAGAACCAGAACCCTCAGGCCGGCCAAGCTTTCTTAAACACAGCAAAACAGCCGCCTACTTTCAATTACTTGGACGATGGCGAGGACAAGCTGATTCGAGCTGCTCTGTCTGTACTGGGGCATAAGATGTCGGGCCAAATGATTGATGCCATGGACGTCGCCAGAAGAATTTTGGATAACGGAAATGGAAGCCACTGGTCTGGTGGTTCTGACGGTGCCCAGGGTGGTTCCTCATCAGGGGGAGCCATGTTCAGCCATGCCCCTTATGCTCATCTCGAGTCTCAGCTTCTGAAGTGCCTGGACCTCATTGACCTCGATGACAGCATGCACAGAACCCGCCTGGATCTCAAGAGACCCACCGGTCATACTATGCTTCACCTCTCTTGTTCGCTAGGCTACCATCGCTTGGTTGCAGCCTTGCTGGCCAGAGGTGCAAACCCGGATGCTAGAGATAGGGGTGGCTTCACACCTCTTCATATCGCATCGATCCACAACCACCCTGAGATCGTTAGAAGGCTCATGCTGAACGGTGCCGACCCCACCATCAGGAGCGTATCTGGACTTTCCGCCTCCGATATTGCTCAGTCGCGTGCTGTAATCCACGCTATCCGCCGTTCTCAGCGACATGCCCGATCCCGCAGCAGCGGTGGCTCCGGTTCTCTTCACAGCCGAGCCAGCAGTGCCACTTCGCTCCGATCGCTCTGGGAGCCTATGACTAAGTTTCACAGCCACGAAGAGCCAATCTCACCTGATTCTAGCGAGGAGAGTCCAGAGTACACATCGGGAGATttcgaggatgaggatcCCGATGAGGATTCCTACTTGAGCATGAGAAGACCTAGTGGCTTCAGGCAAGATCGTGAGCGACCCAATCTTCGCCGCCAGCAGACTAGTGAAATGGAGGAGGAACTTGCACCACCTGCTACAACAATGGCTGCTCTCAAGGAGCAGTTCCAGCAACAGGTCCACCAATTCCAGCAGTTCCAACAGTCGATTGCTATGCAGTTCCAGAATTTCCCACATTTCCCTCAGATGCCTCAAATGCCTGCATTGCCTAACATGCCTGGCTACCAAGCACCCTTCATGCGACGAGTCCAGCAACTGATGCCAGGTATGGCAGGTCCTCGTGCTGATGGCGAGCAGCCTCAGCGCTGGTGGGATTCGTCTTCCAAGGCAGCCGCGCCAGCACCTCCGGCTTACGAGGAGATCTTCCCCCAGGAAAGTCTCGACCAAAAGCATGAGTCAGCTGCCCGAGCTGCTgtggaggctgaggctgatcAAAAATGCGCGGCCTTGTTTGACCAGACCACATCTACTGAGACCGAGTCGGCTGAAATTACTGAAGTCACCGAAGTGGCTGAAATCAAGACTGAAGAGCCAGGAGTCCTCAAGATTGGCCGAAAGAacgccatcaccaaggagcagcaagagcaaTTCCGCCGAGCACATGaagtcaagatgaagaggattAGCAGTGACCACAATCTGTTCTTCATCTGGGTAAGTTACCTCGAAGTCTATCTTGCATGCATCCCAGAACTAACCAAGGTACAGATCCCCCTCCTCCTTGTAATGATTTGCGGCATGCTATACAGCTACTTCCCTTGGCTCTTCGCCTTTGCCTGGGCTTTTGTTCGCTCACTATATCAGAACGGGCTCACCAAGACACAGCAACTACTTCAACAAAACCTACCAGAGCGGGTTCTTGAAGGTGTTGAAGTTTGATGATTTATGATGGTGTTCCTCATCACTTGTTCACAATCCCAAAGCGTATTTATTTCTTCTACGGATTGGGCTGGGCGTTTATTATTTGTTTTACCACTTATGACCGATGCAACCTGTTTCTCCTTTATACTATTGTCATTCGTTCAGGCATTTTTGGTCCCAGCGTACAAAGAACTATTATATCTTCCAGGGCTGCTACAATGTCCCAAGCGACTAACGTGAGATGGATCTGGAGGATTTCCATCAGAAATACGAAGCGCACAGCGGGTCGACATGAACAGAGAGCCTTTTCTTTGGCAGTTTTCCCTGGGATGAACTTGGACGGGCAATAGAGGTGGACTTTGAAATCGGGTTTCATCAACTGTTTTAACACACAACTATGGGAAGTCTCCTGGGCAGATGGGTGATTAGGGAATAATGAGGTGTTGATGTTTTCTGGTTATGGACCTCTGGTGAATGAAGTGGTTGAAGATTTTGGTGGAATGTAAGGAGACTGTATATGTATATAGGTATAACCGAAAAGGCAGAAATGAACTGGCTTAATTGACTGCTATCCCTTAATCGTCTGCGTCAGATTTCATTGTGTGCGATTCTACCTCGCCGGCCATGGACGCCAGTCTGATCCCAATAAACATACAAATCTTCATCCAGGTAGAGCACTCTTGCAATATTGCCTGTGTATTTCATCTTCACTTGAACTACTTCGATACGTCACACACACAG contains these protein-coding regions:
- a CDS encoding hypothetical protein (At least one base has a quality score < 10); the encoded protein is MTPAPTGPGSPLIAGAAMSGGDFNDFSDEELGASNLFDFSNSPDTLQSFESLGGNDAKTFLTPQELTGAPLPDSPNGSYQDSSSETASSKRTATPTSKAAMHPAEAMLEEDEMKVEWGNSFFNDDDHFVFGQNHDDASMEMYPFGEPGESILEHPYDMDTASSSPEGLNTEQPALTSQMPTVSSKAPIKDATPKRKKAQGHQKASSQYSVSSAMNGLKTSASREVSPMSNMVLSHGSSPAPLFNSPSPNTQIDFSRVVNGGVGAQHVWPNKIDVAAQPVPDSLPMHFSGQMNQPMPMPQQMPMPTQFNFNGRCQLRIMPTPLKSRVETQIPIKMTLWPLPPGVTKLHLPPHTISKPKLLSKPTPEKSPDMLELHVSLVCTSAMDEPGVKEAALKRAASHPQGYLPPLPDNNSSQPKGGDVRICQGCITRERKRAARKKIKKPEEEKVWLEDEERRVIVFNTQEVKDWQPPSGVMESTVPEGTMQVDAAMRIACYCRHHGEKMGFNVIFTIKDFQDRVVAQAMSNPIMITDDHKTHPIAQVAAQQPAIPEPPMPSLPQASIENNVLLPPTTNGSFRMSPSNGDLSNMHRSSQASYQSKASSTGNLGRTLSRPASPTLGGPMAKKRKSSASRVPNGLTMTRLDTSPSPGADVNQLSNATSPFTPNLAAFSQADPMFGQQAMAFTTGPPTPSNELPGFYANHRSASMDNMAMAQLYSAPASGHPSRAPSPNGLRNSIVGNPQNQFAQALASTFSVPTGMTPLRAPPVIHKIIPNEGPTVGGIEVTVLGAAFFQGLEIWFGNHKATTTTFWGESSVVCLLPPAPGPGPVPVTFKNQNPQAGQAFLNTAKQPPTFNYLDDGEDKLIRAALSVLGHKMSGQMIDAMDVARRILDNGNGSHWSGGSDGAQGGSSSGGAMFSHAPYAHLESQLLKCLDLIDLDDSMHRTRLDLKRPTGHTMLHLSCSLGYHRLVAALLARGANPDARDRGGFTPLHIASIHNHPEIVRRLMLNGADPTIRSVSGLSASDIAQSRAVIHAIRRSQRHARSRSSGGSGSLHSRASSATSLRSLWEPMTKFHSHEEPISPDSSEESPEYTSGDFEDEDPDEDSYLSMRRPSGFRQDRERPNLRRQQTSEMEEELAPPATTMAALKEQFQQQVHQFQQFQQSIAMQFQNFPHFPQMPQMPALPNMPGYQAPFMRRVQQLMPGMAGPRADGEQPQRWWDSSSKAAAPAPPAYEEIFPQESLDQKHESAARAAVEAEADQKCAALFDQTTSTETESAEITEVTEVAEIKTEEPGVLKIGRKNAITKEQQEQFRRAHEVKMKRISSDHNLFFIWIPLLLVMICGMLYSYFPWLFAFAWAFVRSLYQNGLTKTQQLLQQNLPERVLEGVEV
- a CDS encoding hypothetical protein (At least one base has a quality score < 10), whose product is MTPAPTGPGSPLIAGAAMSGGDFNDFSDEELGASNLFDFSNSPDTLQSFESLGGNDAKTFLTPQELTGAPLPDSPNGSYQDSSSETASSKRTATPTSKAAMHPAEAMLEEDEMKVEWGNSFFNDDDHFVFGQNHDDASMEMYPFGEPGESILEHPYDMDTASSSPEGLNTEQPALTSQMPTVSSKAPIKDATPKRKKAQGHQKASSQYSVSSAMNGLKTSASREVSPMSNMVLSHGSSPAPLFNSPSPNTQIDFSRVVNGGVGAQHVWPNKIDVAAQPVPDSLPMHFSGQMNQPMPMPQQMPMPTQFNFNGRCQLRIMPTPLKSRVETQIPIKMTLWPLPPGVTKLHLPPHTISKPKLLSKPTPEKSPDMLELHVSLVCTSAMDEPGVKEAALKRAASHPQGYLPPLPDNNSSQPKGGDVRICQGCITRERKRAARKKIKKPEEEKVWLEDEERRVIVFNTQEVKDWQPPSGVMESTVPEGTMQVDAAMRIACYCRHHGEKMGFNVIFTIKDFQDRVVAQAMSNPIMITDDHKTHPIAQVAAQQPAIPEPPMPSLPQASIENNVLLPPTTNGSFRMSPSNGDLSNMHRSSQASYQSKASSTGNLGRTLSRPASPTLGGPMAKKRKSSASRVPNGLTMTRLDTSPSPGADVNQLSNATSPFTPNLAAFSQADPMFGQQAMAFTTGPPTPSNELPGFYANHRSASMDNMAMAQLYSAPASGHPSRAPSPNGLRNSIVGNPQNQFAQALASTFSVPTGMTPLRAPPVIHKIIPNEGPTVGGIEVTVLGAAFFQGLEIWFGNHKATTTTFWGESSVVCLLPPAPGPGPVPVTFKNQNPQAGQAFLNTAKQPPTFNYLDDGEDKLIRAALSVLGHKMSGQMIDAMDVARRILDNGNGSHWSGGSDGAQGGSSSGGAMFSHAPYAHLESQLLKCLDLIDLDDSMHRTRLDLKRPTGHTMLHLSCSLGYHRLVAALLARGANPDARDRGGFTPLHIASIHNHPEIVRRLMLNGADPTIRSVSGLSASDIAQSRAVIHAIRRSQRHARSRSSGGSGSLHSRASSATSLRSLWEPMTKFHSHEEPISPDSSEESPEYTSGDFEDEDPDEDSYLSMRRPSGFRQDRERPNLRRQQTSEMEEELAPPATTMAALKEQFQQQVHQFQQFQQSIAMQFQNFPHFPQMPQMPALPNMPGYQAPFMRRVQQLMPGMAGPRADGEQPQRWWDSSSKAAAPAPPAYEEIFPQESLDQKHESAARAAVEAEADQKCAALFDQTTSTETESAEITEVTEVAEIKTEEPGVLKIGRKNAITKEQQEQFRRAHEVKMKRISSDHNLFFIWVSYLEVYLACIPELTKVQIPLLLVMICGMLYSYFPWLFAFAWAFVRSLYQNGLTKTQQLLQQNLPERVLEGVEV
- a CDS encoding hypothetical protein (At least one base has a quality score < 10), which encodes MTPAPTGPGSPLIAGAAMSGGDFNDFSDEELGASNLFDFSNSPDTLQSFESLGGNDAKTFLTPQELTGAPLPDSPNGSYQDSSSETASSKRTATPTSKAAMHPAEAMLEEDEMKVEWGNSFFNDDDHFVFGQNHDDASMEMYPFGEPGESILEHPYDMDTASSSPEGLNTEQPALTSQMPTVSSKAPIKDATPKRKKAQGHQKASSVCSSHNFFNQTSPLLTNLKQYSVSSAMNGLKTSASREVSPMSNMVLSHGSSPAPLFNSPSPNTQIDFSRVVNGGVGAQHVWPNKIDVAAQPVPDSLPMHFSGQMNQPMPMPQQMPMPTQFNFNGRCQLRIMPTPLKSRVETQIPIKMTLWPLPPGVTKLHLPPHTISKPKLLSKPTPEKSPDMLELHVSLVCTSAMDEPGVKEAALKRAASHPQGYLPPLPDNNSSQPKGGDVRICQGCITRERKRAARKKIKKPEEEKVWLEDEERRVIVFNTQEVKDWQPPSGVMESTVPEGTMQVDAAMRIACYCRHHGEKMGFNVIFTIKDFQDRVVAQAMSNPIMITDDHKTHPIAQVAAQQPAIPEPPMPSLPQASIENNVLLPPTTNGSFRMSPSNGDLSNMHRSSQASYQSKASSTGNLGRTLSRPASPTLGGPMAKKRKSSASRVPNGLTMTRLDTSPSPGADVNQLSNATSPFTPNLAAFSQADPMFGQQAMAFTTGPPTPSNELPGFYANHRSASMDNMAMAQLYSAPASGHPSRAPSPNGLRNSIVGNPQNQFAQALASTFSVPTGMTPLRAPPVIHKIIPNEGPTVGGIEVTVLGAAFFQGLEIWFGNHKATTTTFWGESSVVCLLPPAPGPGPVPVTFKNQNPQAGQAFLNTAKQPPTFNYLDDGEDKLIRAALSVLGHKMSGQMIDAMDVARRILDNGNGSHWSGGSDGAQGGSSSGGAMFSHAPYAHLESQLLKCLDLIDLDDSMHRTRLDLKRPTGHTMLHLSCSLGYHRLVAALLARGANPDARDRGGFTPLHIASIHNHPEIVRRLMLNGADPTIRSVSGLSASDIAQSRAVIHAIRRSQRHARSRSSGGSGSLHSRASSATSLRSLWEPMTKFHSHEEPISPDSSEESPEYTSGDFEDEDPDEDSYLSMRRPSGFRQDRERPNLRRQQTSEMEEELAPPATTMAALKEQFQQQVHQFQQFQQSIAMQFQNFPHFPQMPQMPALPNMPGYQAPFMRRVQQLMPGMAGPRADGEQPQRWWDSSSKAAAPAPPAYEEIFPQESLDQKHESAARAAVEAEADQKCAALFDQTTSTETESAEITEVTEVAEIKTEEPGVLKIGRKNAITKEQQEQFRRAHEVKMKRISSDHNLFFIWIPLLLVMICGMLYSYFPWLFAFAWAFVRSLYQNGLTKTQQLLQQNLPERVLEGVEV